From the Solanum pennellii chromosome 4, SPENNV200 genome, one window contains:
- the LOC107018319 gene encoding histidinol-phosphate aminotransferase, chloroplastic isoform X2 — MKFPYIYPDPESRTLRAALAEDSGLESEYILAGCGADELIDLIMRCVLDPGDKIVDCPPTFTMYEFDAAVNGAGVIKVPRNPDFSLDVERITEVVEREKPKCIFLTSPNNPDGSIIDDETLLEILHLPVLVILDEAYVEFSGMESKMKWVKKHENLIVLRTFSKRAGLAGLRVGYGAFPRSIIEFLWRAKQPYNVSVAAEVAACAALKNPTYLENVKVALVQERERLFNLLKEVPFLDPYPSYSNFILCKVTSGMDAKKLKEDLATMGVMIRHYNSKELKGYVRVSVGKPEHTEALMKCLKHFY; from the exons ATGAAATTTCCATACATTTATCCTGATCCTGAAAGCCGCACGCTGCGTGCAGCTCTTGCTGAAGATTCTGGCCTTGAATCTGAGTATATTCTTGCAGGGTGCGGTGCAGATGAACTCATTGATTTGATAATGAG ATGCGTATTGGATCCTGGTGACAAGATTGTTGACTGCCCACCCACTTTCACAATGTATGAATTTGATGCAGCTGTAAATGGAGCAGGTGTAATCAAgg TGCCTAGGAACCCAGACTTTAGCCTGGACGTTGAACGGATTACCGAAGTGGTTGAACGTGAGAAACCAAAGTGCATATTTCTGACATCACCTAATAATCCTGATGGGAG TATAATTGATGAtgaaactcttttggaaatacttcacCTTCCCGTATTGGTAATATTGGATGAAGCATATGTTGAGTTTTCTGGAATGGAGTCTAAGATGAAGTGGGTGAAGAAGCATGAAAATCTGATTGTTCTTCGCACGTTCAGCAAAAGAGCTG GTTTAGCTGGACTAAGAGTAGGATATGGAGCTTTTCCACGGAGTATTATTGAATTCCTTTGGCGAGCAAAGCAACCATATAATGTGTCTGTTGCTGCTGAAGTTGCTGCTTGTGCTGCTTTAAAGAACCCCACGTATCTGGAG AATGTGAAAGTGGCACTGGTGCAAGAAAGGGAGAGACTATTTAATCTCTTGAAAGAAGTCCCGTTTCTTGATCCATACCCTAGCTATTCTAATTTCATTCTCTGTAAAGTTACATCTGGAATGGATGCTAAGAAATTGAAG GAAGATCTTGCGACTATGGGAGTGATGATCCGTCACTACAACAGCAAGGAGTTGAAGGGATATGTCCGTGTCTCTGTAGGCAAGCCCGAGCACACCGAGGCATTGATGAAATGCCTCAAGCACTTCTATTGA
- the LOC107015944 gene encoding WD repeat-containing protein 25, with amino-acid sequence MDLLCKVYGGTSDEEDDNGGIHLQRPILPQPKRAKFENFHQVGNHVPLYKSNPSTNLPAQASLPGRYISKRERAAMASVEKVPDLSTTVSPNSSPVLGSILDSVLPHNILSALRDQTKVYANMIHTPERLSVVLDGHKRSVNAVQWSTSHAHLLASAGMDQTVCIWNVWSRDQKKARVLNCHHAAVKDVKWSPYGLFVLSCGYDCTSRLIDVEKGTETQVFNEDQVVGVVKFHPDNYNLFLSGGSKGHLKIWDIRAGKVVHQYVRNPDPILDAEFTVDAKRIISSSDTSKSNISENSIMVWDVSREIPLSNQVYGEAYTCPSIRCHPSDPKFIAQSNGNYIAIFSTKPPFGLDKYKRYGGHSVSGFPIKCNFSLDGDKVISGSSDGYIYVYDSNTCKLIRKIKAYNEACIDVVFHPVMSNVVASCSWSGQVSVAVT; translated from the exons AATGGTGGAATTCACCTTCAAAGACCCATTTTGCCACAGCCGAAACGAGCCAAATTCGAGAATTTTCATCAAGTTGGCAATCATGTGCCACTCTACAAGTCTAATCCAAGTACCAATCTCCCAGCGCAAGCTTCCCTTCCAGGAAGATACATTTCTAAGAGAGAGAGAGCTGCCATGGCTTCAGTGGAGAAAGTTCCAGACCTCAGCACAACGGTTTCCCCTAACAGTTCACCAG TTTTAGGGAGCATTTTGGATTCAGTTCTGCCACATAATATTTTGTCAGCTTTGAGAGATCAAACTAAAGTCTACGCGAACATGATCCACACGCCAGAAAGACTGTCTGTAGTTCTAGATGGACACAAAAGATCAGTTAATGCTGTACAGTGGTCTACAAGTCATG CTCACCTTCTAGCATCTGCCGGAATGGATCAAACTGTCTGTATATGGAATGTGTGGAGCAGAGATCAGAAGAAAGCACGTGTACTTAATTGTCACCATGCAGCTGTCAAAGATGTGAAGTGGTCGCCATATGGTCTGTTTGTGCTCTCTTGTGGATATGACTGCACATCAAGGTTGATTGATGTTGAAAAAGGAACTGAAACCCAGGTTTTCAATGAGGATCAAGTTGTTGGAGTAGTAAAATTCCATCCAGATAATTATAATCTCTTTCTCTCTGGAGGTTCGAAAGGTCACCTTAAAATATGGGATATAAGAGCTGGGAAGGTGGTCCATCAATATGTGCGAAATCCTGATCCTATCCTTGATGCTGAATTTACAGTTGACGCAAAGCGAATAATTTCATCAAGTGATACATCCAAAAGCAATATTAGTGAAAATTCAATTATGGTTTGGGATGTATCACGAGAAATCCCTCTATCTAACCAG GTTTACGGTGAAGCATATACATGTCCCTCGATAAGATGCCACCCTTCTGATCCCAAATTCATAGCACAGTCGAATGGAAACTACATAGCAATTTTCTCTACCAAGCCTCCATTTGGACTTGACAAGTACAAGAGATATGGAGGCCATAGTGTTTCTGGATTCCCCATAAAATGCAATTTCAGCTTGGATGGTGACAAAGTGATATCTGGTTCCTCTGATGGATACATTTATGTTTACGACTCGAATACTTGTAAGCTCATCAGAAAGATTAAGGCATACAATGAGGCTTGCATCGATGTTGTATTCCATCCTGTCATGTCGAATGTTGTTGCTTCATGTAGTTGGAGTGGACAAGTTTCAGTTGCAGTAACCtga
- the LOC107018319 gene encoding histidinol-phosphate aminotransferase, chloroplastic isoform X1: MGVIELCNISSISIVRAKPSSLNEGNRRRRIACMASSVSVQEEESHQQKQGVNGVSFIRTHLLKLSPYQPILPFEVLSTRLGRKPEDIVKLDANENPYGPPPEVNEALGSMKFPYIYPDPESRTLRAALAEDSGLESEYILAGCGADELIDLIMRCVLDPGDKIVDCPPTFTMYEFDAAVNGAGVIKVPRNPDFSLDVERITEVVEREKPKCIFLTSPNNPDGSIIDDETLLEILHLPVLVILDEAYVEFSGMESKMKWVKKHENLIVLRTFSKRAGLAGLRVGYGAFPRSIIEFLWRAKQPYNVSVAAEVAACAALKNPTYLENVKVALVQERERLFNLLKEVPFLDPYPSYSNFILCKVTSGMDAKKLKEDLATMGVMIRHYNSKELKGYVRVSVGKPEHTEALMKCLKHFY; this comes from the exons ATGGGTGTGATTGAATTATGCAACATTTCATCTATTAGCATTGTTAGAGCAAAACCCAGTTCTTTAAACGAAGGGAATCGGAGGAGGAGAATTGCTTGTATGGCCTCTTCAGTGTCAGTGCAAGAAGAGGAGAGCCATCAGCAGAAACAAGGTGTAAATGGGGTTTCTTTTATTCGGACCCATCTTCTTAAATTGTCCCCTTATCAACCCATTTTGCCATTTGAG GTCTTGTCCACTCGTCTTGGTAGAAAGCCAGAGGACATTGTGAAATTAGACGCTAACGAAAACCCCTATGGACCTCCTCCAGAG GTAAACGAAGCTTTGGGGTCTATGAAATTTCCATACATTTATCCTGATCCTGAAAGCCGCACGCTGCGTGCAGCTCTTGCTGAAGATTCTGGCCTTGAATCTGAGTATATTCTTGCAGGGTGCGGTGCAGATGAACTCATTGATTTGATAATGAG ATGCGTATTGGATCCTGGTGACAAGATTGTTGACTGCCCACCCACTTTCACAATGTATGAATTTGATGCAGCTGTAAATGGAGCAGGTGTAATCAAgg TGCCTAGGAACCCAGACTTTAGCCTGGACGTTGAACGGATTACCGAAGTGGTTGAACGTGAGAAACCAAAGTGCATATTTCTGACATCACCTAATAATCCTGATGGGAG TATAATTGATGAtgaaactcttttggaaatacttcacCTTCCCGTATTGGTAATATTGGATGAAGCATATGTTGAGTTTTCTGGAATGGAGTCTAAGATGAAGTGGGTGAAGAAGCATGAAAATCTGATTGTTCTTCGCACGTTCAGCAAAAGAGCTG GTTTAGCTGGACTAAGAGTAGGATATGGAGCTTTTCCACGGAGTATTATTGAATTCCTTTGGCGAGCAAAGCAACCATATAATGTGTCTGTTGCTGCTGAAGTTGCTGCTTGTGCTGCTTTAAAGAACCCCACGTATCTGGAG AATGTGAAAGTGGCACTGGTGCAAGAAAGGGAGAGACTATTTAATCTCTTGAAAGAAGTCCCGTTTCTTGATCCATACCCTAGCTATTCTAATTTCATTCTCTGTAAAGTTACATCTGGAATGGATGCTAAGAAATTGAAG GAAGATCTTGCGACTATGGGAGTGATGATCCGTCACTACAACAGCAAGGAGTTGAAGGGATATGTCCGTGTCTCTGTAGGCAAGCCCGAGCACACCGAGGCATTGATGAAATGCCTCAAGCACTTCTATTGA